TAGTGGTCCCAAGGGTGCTTCCATCCAAGCAGAGCGGGTCCTAGCAACAGTATATTCGTTAGCAGTGCCGATACGAAAGCATCGCATATGGATTGAGTTCTTTACCATCTTTCTTTGCCCGGTACATCAGCTAGATATCGTAGTCAGCGTATCAGGTCTTCATATACAATCTCGCCCTCCATATCTGGGCGCTAGAGACACTCTGCTTACCCAGAACCACATTCCCGCGCCAAGGGCAGTGGCTGTGACTCGGTAGATCGGGGCGACGTGAGGAACGGGAGGCTTCGGAGGAcccatggctgctgcgggTTTACAATTGCACCTAGAGGCAATTCAGTCGCTGTAGACGAGGAGACGCATTCGTACGGAAATACCTGGAGGAGAGAAATGGATATTAGTAACTAATCCTCTGTTATTCTGTAAAGATCTTGCGCCACATGAGACAGCGACGGAACTCTTACCTGGCAGATTAATTGAAAGTCGCTGATTCGCGATATACGGAATAGCAACAGCCCATAGAGCAGTCAGTCGCCGGAAATCTAGACGCATGATGAGTAACACACTTTTCCCCACTTTTAACAAGAGATATGTGCGAATCTCCGCATATAAGGATATTTATGTAATCAGTCCGCTTCAAACGCTCAGCTGCTTCTATTTAATATGGATTGCAATTGGAAGCTATCGTAGGTCACGGCGGTCAAATAGCTCAAGATTCTTTCAGCAAGCAGGCAAGCAGTAACAGGAGACACGTATATGAAACTACATTACGAGAAGAGTTGAACACTATCACTGTGGAATAATCCAGGTAACCTAGAACTGCAATCGCATGTGTCTCCCTAATCAATTGCACTTCCTCTGAAAATGGCGATACCAGAGATACGATCTGGAATGGAACTGGGGAGTTATCCTTAAAACCACAGCGAAAATTCAGGTTCATACTAGTAGTTGGCCATGGAATACCAATTCCTTTGGTAATACCTTGGAcctttgatgatgatgattaaGAGTATGTGCTAATATAGACTTTTCGTTGTCTTAGCCAATTTGCAACGGTATGGTATGTGATGGGATCTTGCAAATGGCATCGCAATGCCTGTACTGTATTTGAGAGCCATATCTGCTTCCACAGTGGAAGGCAAATCAGCAGCCAACCAGCCTTCCGGTAACGCTGAACACCGCCACCTATCAGCGCTATTCTCAAAAGCGGGCTAGTGTCAAATTTTTTCACGTGATGCCCTCTGTCCTAGGCTTGGAGGAAGGGCCAAGAGGGCTGAGGGCGGTGGAGCACAAAATTTCCGCCCACAGAATTAGCGGAAAAATATATGCCCCGGTACCTTTCTGGTTTGGCTCGCTTAGATTCTGGTTGATGCACACAAGAATTGAATTTCTTCAACCCCTCCACCAACTTTTTAGTACCTTTGGATTCCCAACTGCTTGTACGCTGGTAAGGAATCATGGCTGTTGGAAAGTGAGTATCTATGCTGCGAATCTTGGGAAACGACAATCGCCAACCAGAGACAATAGGAACAAGAGACTCtccaagggcaagaagggcCTTAAGAAGAAGACCGTGGACCCTTTCACCCGAAAGGACTGGTACTCTATCAAGGTATGTCGAAACCAtcgagaaagaaagaaagaaagaaagaaagaaagaaatttGCACTCGGCCTCAGAACCATACGATTTGCTAATTACGCGTCCTATAGGCTCCTAACCCCTTCAACATCCGAGAGTGAGTCGAATTGCAACATTTTGCCGGACACAAAATCTCGAGATGATGGAACTGACGGATTCGCTGCAGTGTTGGCAAGACTCTTGTGAACCGGACAACCGGTCTCAAGAACGCGAACGATGCCCTCAAGGGCCGCATCGTCGAGGTCTCTCTCGCCGACCTCCAGAAGGATGAGGACCACTCATTCCGCAAGGTTCGCCTCCGCGTCGACGAGGTCCAGGGCAAGAGCTGCCTGACCAACTTCCACGGCCTTGACTTCACATCCGACAAGCTCCGATCCCTGGTCCGCAAGTGGCAGACTCTGATCGAGGCCAACATCACCGTCAAGACCACCGATGACTACCTCATCCGCCTCTTCGCCATCGCATTCACCAAGCGACGCCCCAACCAGATCAAGAAGACCACCTACGCTGCTTCTTCCCAGATCCGCGCCATTCGACGCAAGATGACCGACATCATCACCCGCGAGGCCTCCAGCTGCACTCTCACCCAGCTGGTTTCCAAGCTGATCCCCGAGGTCATTGGCCGCGAGATCGAGAAGTCCACCCAGGGCATCTACCCCCTCCAGAACGTATGTTGCTTGGAACGCGAAATCgctgcgaaaaaaaaaacattccATCATCAACTGCTACTCCAGTTTCTCTCCAGGTCCACATCCGCAAGGTTAAGCTGCTGAAGGCTCCCAAGTTCGACCTGGGTGCCCTGATGGCCCTCCACGGCGAGTCTGGCACTGACGACCAGGGCCAGAAGGTTGAGCGGGAGTTCAAGGAGCGTGTTTTGGAGGAGGTCTGAAAAATGGGCTATTTGTAGAGAGATGAAGGCGCAAGGGAGCCCTGCGAGTGCTAGATTCGCGCCTGGCCGTTTTCCCAGTCATTTTACATGGAGTAACAACCCATAGGCGGGTAGGGAGGTTAGGTAATGTCCCTATGATATACTAAAAGACACTCGGATTGCTTCTACTTTATATGTGTGTTTATTTAGCCCTTGAACAAGGCGATTTAAAATACTGTGAAGATGGACAGTAGTGACGAACAATGGCAGTGCAATAACGCGTCGGGGCGCGAGCTGTTTGGGTAAAGACATTGATTTTGTAGCAAGAAAAATATACTATCTAAAAATTTATATGTGCCACGTGCCATGGaaaattattttctttgaTTCATTCTGCGAATACAAGCACCTTGTCATATTCGAAATTATCTATACATATTGAAGTATCAACTCTTATCTACATTAGAGTACCTGTCTCTTTTCCGGTGGACATCACCACACAGAAAGATTTCGCTTGTACCTGGTACCTAGCGAAAAGTGATCGCAGCGCCAAAAATCTGGTGcaaagccagagccagcTAGGCAAATCAAGACACAACTTCACATTCACTATATGGGTATTTGAAACGCAAATTAATGTACTGAAAAATATTTTGTATTtgaaatataaattttagACAACTGAACAAATGTTATCCAGGAGTCATCACAGTCATGGTATCAAtaaatagaagaagaaaagtggTGGCATGTTGGCCTTATTGGTAGGACCAATATACCCACGGAAAAACAGGGTATAGAGGTGAGTAAGTGGCCTGTTTCAATCTTCCTTGAGCAAAAATAGAAATACACCACAGAGCAGTGACGATGTATCTCGGAGTGAGCTAAGGGGGGGCGGTATCAAAACCGCAATGGGAGTGCATCTCAATAACATCACGTGAAGCAAATAATATCGTCGGATTGTAcgcatttctttttatttatttgcCGTTGCGAATTGAGAATTTCTTCTAATCGCCCACGTTTGGTCTGAACCAGCCAATTTACTCCTCAGGAACTGCATCACAGGTTAGCAACTGTAAGAAATATTGGGGCTTGTAGAAAGATGCATACTCTCAATCTCGCCGTTGTCGATGGCCTCGATAACAGACTGAGGGGGCTTGCCGTCAACCTGGCAGCCGACAGAGTAGGCGGTTCCCAGAATCTCCTTGACACTGCCCTTCAGGTCCTTGGCAAAGGACTTGTAGCGCATGGTGCGGGCAATCTCGATGACCTCGTCAATGGCGATGGACTTGTTGTGCTTGatgttcttctccttcttgcggTCACGCGGGGGCTCCTTgagggccttgatgatgagagaagaggcagtAGGGACAACAGAGACAGCAGCCTGACGGTTCTGGATGGTCAACTTGACGGTGACACGGAGACCTTTCTGCCCATGGTATCAGTACGGAAAAAATCCTCGTTTTCTCTGTTATAGCAGTTGTACGCACCCAGTCACCGGTAGCCTTGGCGATATCTTCACCGACCTTCTTGGGGGAGAGACCAAGAGGACCGATCTTAGGGGCAAGGGCCGAAGAGGCAC
This portion of the Trichoderma atroviride chromosome 6, complete sequence genome encodes:
- a CDS encoding uncharacterized protein (EggNog:ENOG41~TransMembrane:1 (o12-32i)), with amino-acid sequence MGPPKPPVPHVAPIYRVTATALGAGMWFWLMYRAKKDGPALLGWKHPWDH
- a CDS encoding 40S ribosomal protein eS1 — encoded protein: MAVGKNKRLSKGKKGLKKKTVDPFTRKDWYSIKAPNPFNIRDVGKTLVNRTTGLKNANDALKGRIVEVSLADLQKDEDHSFRKVRLRVDEVQGKSCLTNFHGLDFTSDKLRSLVRKWQTLIEANITVKTTDDYLIRLFAIAFTKRRPNQIKKTTYAASSQIRAIRRKMTDIITREASSCTLTQLVSKLIPEVIGREIEKSTQGIYPLQNVHIRKVKLLKAPKFDLGALMALHGESGTDDQGQKVEREFKERVLEEV